The following are from one region of the Methanobacterium veterum genome:
- a CDS encoding CPBP family intramembrane glutamic endopeptidase — MKNVYKIGLIGYVLVMIFSVITPVIFNNEQLQSFVIFPLILVLAYWTKMNGKELGLEFGSLRDYMWAILYPVSICAVIIVIALATGNISGIQYFDGTAGKIAYLFLYTLILAFATEEGFFRGWLFGILERGKINPKLILLLTALAFASWHLPLFFLDASFTLGMLPIYITGGIIGGLTFGLLRYISGSIIVSSFSHALWNTLVYILFGFGSTIGILGIKMTNIFSPESGLLGLAFGIVFLVILWFWASKKIGFNYPTEK, encoded by the coding sequence ATGAAAAATGTTTACAAAATAGGTTTAATTGGATATGTTTTAGTGATGATTTTTAGTGTAATTACACCAGTAATATTTAATAATGAACAACTTCAATCGTTTGTAATATTCCCCCTAATTTTAGTTTTAGCCTATTGGACTAAAATGAATGGTAAAGAGTTGGGTTTGGAGTTTGGAAGTTTAAGAGATTATATGTGGGCTATTTTATATCCAGTAAGTATTTGTGCAGTGATTATTGTCATTGCATTGGCAACTGGGAATATTAGTGGAATTCAATACTTTGATGGAACAGCTGGAAAAATCGCTTATCTTTTCCTGTATACACTTATATTAGCATTTGCTACTGAAGAAGGCTTTTTCAGAGGGTGGCTTTTTGGAATACTGGAACGGGGCAAAATAAATCCTAAATTGATTCTCTTACTCACGGCGTTAGCTTTTGCTTCATGGCATTTACCTTTATTCTTCCTGGACGCGTCGTTCACGCTGGGTATGCTTCCTATATACATTACTGGTGGGATTATTGGGGGGCTGACCTTTGGGCTCTTACGGTACATTTCGGGTTCTATAATTGTATCCTCATTCTCCCATGCTCTTTGGAATACATTAGTTTATATTCTATTTGGTTTCGGCAGTACTATCGGTATTTTGGGAATTAAAATGACTAACATATTTAGCCCTGAAAGTGGTTTGTTAGGATTGGCTTTTGGTATAGTGTTCCTGGTTATTTTATGGTTCTGGGCCTCTAAAAAAATAGGCTTCAATTATCCAACAGAAAAATAG
- the wecB gene encoding non-hydrolyzing UDP-N-acetylglucosamine 2-epimerase: MKIAVIIGTRPEIIKMAPVIDEIEKRNIDYILIHTGQHYDHEMSDQFFIDLELRKPDFNIGVGSGSHGKQTATMMNGIEEVLVAEKPDIVLVQGDTNAVLAGALVASKLHIPVGHVEAGLRSYDKSMPEEINREIADVCSKLYFVPTEESAVNLLFEGISPKDIFITGNTIVDTCIRNLKIAQKSEEKPKFDFDGDILTLTMHRAENVDNKERLQNIIDALLELDDVTVVFPVHPRTVKTLKEFDMFEKLENADHIKLIKPVGYLDFLLLLSKSKFIMTDSGGLQEEAITLNVPCMTLRYNTERPETVKAGGNILVGAEKDKITSTVKEILNNDDLYGKMSKAENPYGTGNSSKGILDAILGLYDAGELKITVPEDIMKNRTRKLLEIKEDISVLEFENNHDSIVKMVFEEGSAVFPYENLNLNGKTALIDSFKAD; the protein is encoded by the coding sequence ATGAAAATTGCAGTCATTATTGGGACAAGGCCGGAGATAATCAAAATGGCCCCTGTAATCGATGAAATAGAAAAAAGAAATATCGATTATATTTTAATCCATACTGGACAGCACTACGACCATGAAATGTCTGACCAGTTTTTTATTGATTTAGAATTAAGAAAGCCTGATTTTAATATAGGGGTTGGCTCTGGATCCCATGGGAAACAAACAGCGACCATGATGAATGGTATTGAGGAAGTTTTAGTTGCAGAAAAACCTGATATAGTTCTTGTTCAGGGAGATACTAATGCAGTACTTGCAGGGGCACTTGTGGCATCAAAGCTCCATATCCCTGTAGGGCATGTTGAAGCAGGTTTAAGGTCTTATGATAAATCCATGCCTGAAGAAATAAACAGGGAAATTGCAGATGTATGTTCCAAACTTTATTTCGTGCCAACCGAAGAATCAGCAGTTAACCTGCTTTTTGAGGGTATCAGCCCCAAAGATATTTTTATTACTGGAAATACTATCGTTGATACATGTATCAGAAACCTTAAAATTGCACAAAAGTCAGAAGAAAAACCTAAATTTGATTTTGATGGAGATATTCTCACCCTTACCATGCACAGGGCAGAAAACGTTGATAACAAAGAAAGGCTTCAAAATATTATAGATGCACTGTTAGAATTAGATGATGTAACAGTTGTTTTTCCAGTACATCCAAGAACGGTTAAAACCCTTAAAGAATTTGACATGTTTGAGAAATTAGAGAATGCTGATCATATTAAGCTTATAAAGCCTGTAGGTTATCTTGATTTCTTACTTCTCCTGTCAAAGTCTAAATTTATCATGACTGATTCTGGAGGACTACAGGAAGAGGCAATTACATTAAATGTACCCTGTATGACTTTAAGATATAACACTGAACGCCCTGAAACAGTTAAAGCTGGAGGAAATATCCTTGTTGGAGCAGAAAAAGATAAAATAACAAGTACAGTTAAAGAAATCTTAAATAATGATGATCTTTATGGTAAAATGAGCAAAGCTGAAAATCCTTATGGTACTGGGAATTCTTCAAAAGGAATTCTTGATGCAATTTTGGGTCTATACGATGCAGGCGAGCTTAAAATAACTGTACCTGAAGATATAATGAAAAACAGGACCCGTAAACTTCTTGAAATCAAAGAAGATATATCTGTATTGGAATTTGAAAATAACCATGATTCAATAGTGAAAATGGTCTTTGAAGAGGGTAGTGCTGTATTTCCCTATGAGAATCTTAACTTAAATGGTAAAACTGCATTAATTGATAGTTTTAAAGCAGATTAG
- a CDS encoding DUF460 domain-containing protein: MENSNLFLNSKSSQERQKWLIVGFDPGLTVGIAILDLSGNVIATKSCKEMARAEVIKFIISHGKTVLIATDVYPVPKNVRKLASTLNSKIYSPSKTFTVSSKTELVDSYLNEISSNNYPGNAHERDALAAAIKTYKHYQKKLQQIERRTEKLGLAPEEVDEVKSMVIRDRPITSAIDDVLKIPEGKDDLEVQIEEMENNIEFIDEEKLKGIEEAAIKLKHKIKSQERQMSYLKKKNKLLKKDVRHYKKKTSRLEDKIEKLHYEYSKDILRKKEISSKVSLIKGLQEKYTQERVLREKLEENLRSMKEIRVMELSEKAVPVKIIESFTREKIKEAMDYWTIKKGDVVLLSSSEGGGSQTASMLINMGIKAAIFVDKMSHPAEEEFEKSMVPVLDANKIDLEIIDEFAVIDKDILDKEIESWKTRVENRRNKEEKKQLLKMIDEYRAHRRRPSNGD; encoded by the coding sequence ATTGAAAACTCGAACTTATTTTTAAATTCTAAATCCTCACAGGAAAGACAAAAATGGCTTATTGTAGGTTTTGATCCTGGATTAACTGTAGGAATAGCTATTTTAGATCTCTCGGGAAATGTAATCGCAACCAAGAGCTGCAAAGAAATGGCCCGAGCTGAAGTAATAAAATTTATTATAAGTCATGGAAAAACTGTTTTAATAGCTACTGATGTTTATCCTGTCCCTAAAAATGTTAGGAAGCTTGCATCAACACTTAACTCTAAAATTTATTCTCCAAGTAAAACTTTTACTGTTAGTTCCAAGACAGAACTTGTAGATAGCTATCTAAATGAGATATCTTCTAATAATTATCCTGGAAATGCTCACGAGAGAGATGCTCTAGCTGCTGCAATTAAAACATACAAGCATTACCAAAAAAAGCTCCAGCAGATTGAGAGGCGTACTGAAAAATTGGGTTTAGCACCTGAAGAAGTGGACGAAGTCAAAAGTATGGTCATCAGGGACCGTCCAATTACTTCTGCAATAGACGATGTTTTAAAAATCCCTGAAGGTAAGGATGACCTGGAAGTTCAGATTGAGGAAATGGAGAATAACATTGAATTTATAGATGAAGAAAAACTCAAAGGAATTGAAGAAGCCGCCATAAAACTTAAACATAAGATAAAGTCTCAAGAAAGGCAGATGAGCTATTTGAAGAAGAAAAATAAGCTCCTTAAAAAGGATGTCAGGCACTACAAAAAGAAGACTTCCAGACTTGAAGATAAAATAGAAAAACTGCATTATGAGTATTCAAAGGATATCCTGCGTAAAAAGGAAATATCTTCAAAAGTATCCCTTATAAAAGGGCTCCAGGAAAAGTATACTCAGGAAAGGGTACTTAGAGAAAAGCTTGAAGAGAATCTGCGTTCCATGAAGGAAATAAGGGTTATGGAGCTATCTGAAAAAGCAGTCCCTGTAAAGATCATTGAATCGTTTACCCGCGAGAAAATCAAAGAGGCTATGGATTACTGGACTATTAAAAAAGGAGATGTGGTTCTTTTATCAAGTTCTGAAGGCGGGGGATCTCAAACAGCTTCAATGCTGATTAATATGGGTATAAAAGCCGCAATATTTGTGGATAAAATGTCGCACCCTGCAGAGGAAGAATTTGAGAAGAGTATGGTGCCGGTACTAGATGCAAATAAAATTGATCTTGAAATAATTGATGAATTTGCAGTTATAGATAAAGATATTTTAGATAAAGAAATTGAAAGCTGGAAAACACGTGTTGAAAACAGACGGAATAAGGAAGAGAAAAAACAGCTCTTAAAAATGATAGATGAATACAGGGCTCATAGAAGAAGGCCGTCAAATGGTGATTAA
- a CDS encoding DUF5654 family protein, which translates to MKENVNNVKSTVMTTISTLVTTAFGLIAALAWNDAIKAVIAEFFKTGNGVTGLLIYAVLITIIAVIATLLIARAIPTEPPVQNVRIVEDATEK; encoded by the coding sequence ATGAAAGAAAATGTAAATAATGTGAAAAGTACGGTTATGACTACAATATCCACATTGGTAACAACTGCTTTTGGGTTAATTGCTGCTTTAGCATGGAATGATGCTATAAAAGCTGTAATAGCAGAATTTTTCAAAACAGGGAATGGAGTTACAGGTTTACTCATTTATGCAGTTTTAATAACAATAATTGCAGTAATTGCAACACTCCTGATTGCAAGAGCAATACCTACTGAGCCTCCAGTACAGAATGTAAGAATTGTAGAAGATGCAACTGAAAAATAA
- a CDS encoding nucleotide sugar dehydrogenase has protein sequence MILENSKITVFGLGHIGLPTAALFANSGLQVTGVDINKRTIEYVNKGKTPIMEPGLDELVKKAVESGKLTATDDGIAASKDSRIKIVIVPTPVDEFKKSDLSAVESACKTIAKALNKDDLVIIESTTPPKTCENIVIPILEESGLKAGNDFGVAYTPERALPNNTIYEMTHNARVIGGINEKSADTAVSLYEHITKGKIIKVNDLITAEMVKLMENTYRDTNIALSNELAKVCEKLGIDAIEAIAAANHHPRVNIHTPGPGVGGHCLSIDPYFIVEIAEQEGIESTLIKNARAINDGMPGHVAEIVVNTLNDVGKQINDSKVGILGVAYKGNVADARETPAKPLIELLLEEGFDVYAHDPHTSSDLIKYFGAEPVSMEEVLKCDCVVLITDHDEYKSITPDMIENKIFVCTRPILNPDEFKMEGVIFKGIGRL, from the coding sequence ATGATTCTCGAAAATTCAAAGATTACAGTTTTTGGTCTTGGCCATATTGGGCTCCCGACTGCAGCCCTTTTTGCAAATAGCGGTTTGCAGGTTACAGGAGTTGACATAAACAAGAGAACGATAGAATATGTAAATAAAGGTAAGACTCCAATTATGGAGCCAGGACTTGATGAATTGGTGAAGAAAGCAGTTGAAAGTGGTAAACTAACTGCAACTGACGATGGAATCGCCGCTTCTAAAGATTCAAGAATCAAAATAGTAATTGTCCCAACACCTGTAGATGAATTTAAAAAATCAGATTTATCTGCTGTAGAATCAGCATGTAAAACCATTGCAAAAGCTTTAAATAAAGATGATCTTGTTATAATAGAAAGTACTACGCCCCCAAAAACATGTGAAAACATTGTAATTCCAATACTTGAAGAAAGCGGGTTAAAAGCAGGGAATGACTTTGGAGTAGCATATACTCCTGAGAGGGCGCTTCCAAATAACACCATTTATGAAATGACCCATAATGCAAGGGTAATTGGTGGAATCAACGAAAAAAGCGCAGATACAGCTGTTTCTCTTTATGAACACATTACAAAGGGCAAAATAATAAAGGTTAATGATCTGATAACTGCAGAAATGGTCAAACTAATGGAAAATACGTATAGGGATACCAATATAGCGCTGTCCAATGAACTTGCAAAGGTCTGTGAAAAACTTGGCATTGATGCAATAGAAGCTATAGCTGCTGCAAACCACCACCCTCGAGTTAATATACATACTCCAGGTCCTGGTGTTGGAGGACATTGTTTATCTATTGATCCATACTTCATAGTGGAAATAGCTGAACAAGAAGGAATAGAATCTACTTTAATAAAGAATGCAAGAGCTATAAATGATGGAATGCCGGGACATGTTGCTGAAATTGTAGTTAACACGTTAAATGATGTTGGAAAACAAATCAATGATTCTAAAGTAGGTATACTGGGTGTCGCATACAAAGGAAACGTAGCTGATGCCAGGGAAACACCGGCAAAACCATTGATCGAACTTCTGCTTGAGGAAGGCTTTGATGTATACGCCCACGACCCACATACTTCCAGTGATTTAATAAAATACTTTGGTGCCGAGCCTGTAAGTATGGAAGAGGTTTTGAAGTGTGACTGCGTCGTGCTCATAACTGATCATGATGAGTATAAATCAATTACGCCAGATATGATTGAAAATAAAATATTCGTTTGTACAAGGCCTATTTTGAACCCGGATGAATTTAAAATGGAAGGCGTCATCTTTAAAGGAATTGGACGGCTTTAA